The following proteins are encoded in a genomic region of Mobula hypostoma chromosome 25, sMobHyp1.1, whole genome shotgun sequence:
- the LOC134337724 gene encoding protein tyrosine phosphatase type IVA 2-like isoform X2 yields the protein MNHTAPVEICSDCMRFLITHNPAGATLNKFTEEVLDWPFDDGAPPPTQIVDDWLNPLRERLHDDAGCCIAVRCVAGLGRAPVLPAPALIKSGMKYEGALQFIRQKRRGAFNSKQLLYLEKYRPKLRLRFRAPNSTSCCIQ from the exons ATGAACCACACAGCCCCAGTAGAAATATGCTCCGATTGTATGAGATTTCTCATCACACACAACCCAGCTGGTGCTACTCTCAACAAGTTCACAGAGGA GGTTTTGGACTGGCCTTTCGATGATGGTGCTCCACCTCCTACCCAGATTGTGGACGACTGGTTAAATCCGTTGAGAGAGAGACTTCATGACGATGCTGGATGCTGCATTGCTGTGCGCTGTGTGGCAGGACTGGGACGAGCTCCAGTTCTTCCTGCACCAGCATTGATTAAATCaggaatgaaatatgaaggtgcaCTTCAATTTATCCGGCAGAAAAGACGTGGAGCTTTTAATTCAAAGCAACTACTTTACCTCGAGAAATATCGGCCAAAATTACGTTTGCGCTTCAGGGCGCCTAATAGTACCAGCTGCTGCATCCAGTAG
- the LOC134337724 gene encoding protein tyrosine phosphatase type IVA 2-like isoform X3, with amino-acid sequence MNHTAPVEICSDCMRFLITHNPAGATLNKFTEELKNYGVRGCEATYDKAPVEKEGIRVLDWPFDDGAPPPTQIVDDWLNPLRERLHDDAGCCIAVRCVAGLGRKRRGAFNSKQLLYLEKYRPKLRLRFRAPNSTSCCIQ; translated from the exons ATGAACCACACAGCCCCAGTAGAAATATGCTCCGATTGTATGAGATTTCTCATCACACACAACCCAGCTGGTGCTACTCTCAACAAGTTCACAGAGGAGCTCAAGAACTATGGTGTTCGAGGTTGTGAAGCAACCTATGACAAAGCTCCTGTTGAAAAAGAAGGCATCAGGGTTTTGGACTGGCCTTTCGATGATGGTGCTCCACCTCCTACCCAGATTGTGGACGACTGGTTAAATCCGTTGAGAGAGAGACTTCATGACGATGCTGGATGCTGCATTGCTGTGCGCTGTGTGGCAGGACTGGGACGA AAAAGACGTGGAGCTTTTAATTCAAAGCAACTACTTTACCTCGAGAAATATCGGCCAAAATTACGTTTGCGCTTCAGGGCGCCTAATAGTACCAGCTGCTGCATCCAGTAG
- the LOC134337724 gene encoding protein tyrosine phosphatase type IVA 2-like isoform X1, with protein sequence MNHTAPVEICSDCMRFLITHNPAGATLNKFTEELKNYGVRGCEATYDKAPVEKEGIRVLDWPFDDGAPPPTQIVDDWLNPLRERLHDDAGCCIAVRCVAGLGRAPVLPAPALIKSGMKYEGALQFIRQKRRGAFNSKQLLYLEKYRPKLRLRFRAPNSTSCCIQ encoded by the coding sequence ATGAACCACACAGCCCCAGTAGAAATATGCTCCGATTGTATGAGATTTCTCATCACACACAACCCAGCTGGTGCTACTCTCAACAAGTTCACAGAGGAGCTCAAGAACTATGGTGTTCGAGGTTGTGAAGCAACCTATGACAAAGCTCCTGTTGAAAAAGAAGGCATCAGGGTTTTGGACTGGCCTTTCGATGATGGTGCTCCACCTCCTACCCAGATTGTGGACGACTGGTTAAATCCGTTGAGAGAGAGACTTCATGACGATGCTGGATGCTGCATTGCTGTGCGCTGTGTGGCAGGACTGGGACGAGCTCCAGTTCTTCCTGCACCAGCATTGATTAAATCaggaatgaaatatgaaggtgcaCTTCAATTTATCCGGCAGAAAAGACGTGGAGCTTTTAATTCAAAGCAACTACTTTACCTCGAGAAATATCGGCCAAAATTACGTTTGCGCTTCAGGGCGCCTAATAGTACCAGCTGCTGCATCCAGTAG